In Dyadobacter subterraneus, a single genomic region encodes these proteins:
- a CDS encoding 2'-5' RNA ligase family protein, giving the protein MRRQLTLFISDQNEEIEKIRAEFNPVQFELIAAHVTLCRENELENLDKVVSNIKTIGLVKSLQIEFSSAERFADGKGVFIPAKTENYDFHELRKKILYETQEFNQNYLPHITLMHPRNSTCSDEIFDQIKNCKLPSVLNFDTISLIEENADGRWFIIEQFPLIKSQS; this is encoded by the coding sequence ATGAGACGACAACTTACTTTGTTTATTTCTGACCAAAACGAAGAAATTGAAAAGATAAGAGCGGAATTTAATCCTGTCCAATTTGAGCTTATTGCAGCACACGTCACTTTGTGTCGTGAAAATGAGCTTGAAAATCTTGATAAGGTTGTAAGCAATATCAAAACCATTGGTCTTGTCAAATCTTTGCAAATTGAATTTAGCTCCGCCGAAAGGTTTGCAGATGGAAAAGGAGTATTCATTCCCGCCAAGACCGAAAATTACGATTTTCATGAACTGAGGAAAAAAATATTATACGAAACGCAAGAATTCAATCAAAATTATCTCCCGCATATTACGCTGATGCATCCGCGAAATTCAACTTGCAGCGATGAGATTTTTGACCAAATAAAAAATTGCAAATTACCGTCTGTATTAAATTTTGATACTATCAGTTTAATTGAAGAAAATGCTGACGGGAGATGGTTTATCATTGAACAGTTTCCTCTCATAAAATCCCAGTCTTGA
- a CDS encoding carboxymuconolactone decarboxylase family protein, translating to MEPRINLHEKGQNALKTLYAIGGYLKKSPLEKNLIELVLFRVSQINSCAYCLDMHSKDARAKGETEQRLYGLSAWRETPYYSERERAALGWAEAVTKVVVPDEVYNETKKHFTDEEMIDLTFAITTINTWNRLNIAFPNAVGTYQVGQFG from the coding sequence ATGGAACCTAGAATAAACTTACACGAGAAAGGTCAAAACGCTTTAAAAACGCTTTATGCCATTGGTGGGTATCTAAAAAAATCACCTCTTGAAAAAAATCTTATCGAACTGGTTTTGTTCAGAGTATCTCAAATAAATTCTTGTGCCTATTGTCTTGATATGCACTCCAAAGATGCACGTGCAAAGGGTGAAACAGAGCAGCGTTTGTACGGTTTGAGTGCCTGGCGTGAAACTCCATATTATTCTGAACGTGAAAGAGCGGCGCTTGGATGGGCAGAAGCGGTAACAAAAGTGGTCGTTCCGGATGAAGTTTACAACGAAACAAAAAAACATTTCACCGATGAAGAAATGATTGACCTGACTTTCGCCATCACAACAATTAATACGTGGAATCGTCTTAACATAGCATTTCCTAACGCAGTTGGCACGTATCAAGTCGGTCAGTTTGGCTGA
- a CDS encoding YciI family protein gives MNEFLLVIHRDLTSADAKPSPEQMQAAIKPFQDWIGGIAAQNKLVTPPKRWDSDGRVVKENNTVTNGPYAEIKESIGGMLIIRANDYDEAVEIAKGCPILQWGAKVEVRMAIVTA, from the coding sequence ATGAATGAATTCTTATTGGTGATCCACCGCGACCTGACCAGCGCGGATGCCAAACCATCACCCGAACAAATGCAGGCAGCTATTAAGCCATTTCAGGATTGGATAGGCGGTATTGCGGCACAAAATAAACTGGTAACCCCGCCAAAACGCTGGGATTCTGACGGCCGGGTTGTTAAAGAAAATAATACGGTGACGAATGGCCCTTATGCAGAGATTAAAGAATCAATTGGCGGCATGTTGATTATCAGAGCAAATGATTATGATGAAGCTGTTGAAATCGCAAAAGGTTGCCCAATACTGCAATGGGGTGCCAAAGTTGAGGTCCGCATGGCCATTGTTACTGCTTAG
- a CDS encoding RNA polymerase sigma factor, whose protein sequence is MEERALIPKLFRTEYRKIVAVLCYLSGIEHIEIAEDIVSDTFLAATELWSIKGLPENPTAWLYTVAKNKTKNYLKRNSFFEQKLSADIKYLTPKTEEIEIDLSNKNIADSQLAMIFTVCNPAISSEAQVALALNLLCGFGVQEIADAFLTNKEVIYKRINRAKEKLKEANIKIEQPTISEINNRLDSVLTTIYLLFSEGYYSTGRRPESQNTILRKDLCEEAMRLCYLLIENTSTNKPAVNALFALMSFHSSRFDARTNDDGETILYEEQDETRWNQELIELGTHFLNLASTGNIVSKYHLEAGIAYWHTQKQDSAEKWENILQLYNSLLILEYSPIAALNRTFALAKTNGKKEAIVEAEKLHLTDYHFYYSLLGNLYTEIDNKKALQHFQAALHLAHSSADKATISKNIERLLN, encoded by the coding sequence ATGGAAGAAAGAGCGTTAATACCGAAATTATTCCGGACAGAGTATCGTAAAATTGTAGCGGTACTCTGTTATTTATCTGGTATAGAGCACATTGAAATCGCAGAAGATATTGTAAGTGACACTTTTTTGGCCGCCACAGAACTATGGAGTATCAAAGGTTTGCCAGAGAACCCCACAGCCTGGCTCTATACCGTGGCAAAAAATAAGACTAAAAATTATTTAAAGCGCAACTCATTTTTTGAGCAGAAACTTTCAGCGGATATCAAATATCTTACTCCGAAAACGGAAGAAATAGAAATTGATTTGTCAAATAAAAACATTGCCGACAGCCAGCTGGCTATGATTTTCACGGTTTGTAATCCGGCAATTTCCAGTGAAGCGCAGGTTGCACTCGCGCTTAATCTGCTTTGCGGATTTGGAGTGCAGGAAATTGCTGACGCTTTTTTAACCAACAAAGAGGTAATTTATAAGAGAATCAACCGGGCAAAGGAAAAACTGAAAGAAGCCAATATCAAAATTGAACAGCCAACCATTTCCGAAATAAATAACCGGCTTGACAGTGTTTTAACAACGATATATCTGCTGTTTTCAGAAGGCTATTATTCCACTGGCCGTCGCCCCGAATCCCAGAATACCATTTTAAGAAAAGATCTCTGCGAAGAGGCGATGCGTCTTTGTTATTTACTTATTGAAAATACGAGCACAAACAAACCGGCTGTTAATGCATTATTTGCCTTAATGAGTTTTCATTCGTCAAGATTTGACGCCCGGACTAATGATGACGGCGAAACGATTTTGTACGAAGAACAGGACGAAACACGCTGGAATCAGGAGTTAATTGAACTGGGGACACACTTTTTAAATCTTGCCTCTACCGGAAATATAGTTTCAAAATATCATCTGGAAGCAGGCATTGCTTACTGGCATACGCAAAAACAGGACAGTGCTGAAAAGTGGGAAAATATCCTTCAACTCTATAATAGTCTGCTTATTTTAGAATATTCCCCGATTGCGGCATTGAACCGAACTTTTGCATTAGCAAAAACAAATGGCAAAAAAGAGGCGATCGTTGAAGCGGAAAAACTTCATCTGACAGATTATCATTTTTATTATTCCTTGTTGGGAAATCTTTACACCGAAATTGATAACAAAAAGGCCCTTCAACATTTTCAAGCCGCACTTCATCTTGCACATTCATCCGCTGATAAAGCTACGATCAGCAAAAATATCGAACGGCTGCTAAACTAA
- a CDS encoding GreA/GreB family elongation factor — protein MTNNKKNLVILGEDDFRLLKQFTENFSPNSDSSEMTLSYELNRAIIVENNELPEDSIRLNSRVRVRELVSNKELEFSIVMPAFANIKDQKISVLTPMGAAIIGLCKGEKVEWKMPAGMKKFEILDVTQVTV, from the coding sequence ATGACAAACAATAAAAAGAATCTTGTAATACTTGGCGAAGATGACTTTCGTCTGTTAAAACAATTCACGGAAAATTTTTCGCCTAATTCCGATAGCAGTGAAATGACACTGTCATACGAATTAAACCGCGCAATCATAGTTGAAAACAATGAACTTCCGGAAGACAGTATCCGGCTGAATTCTAGGGTAAGAGTACGCGAACTTGTTTCGAACAAGGAGCTGGAATTCTCCATCGTTATGCCAGCTTTTGCTAACATTAAAGATCAGAAAATCTCCGTTTTAACGCCGATGGGTGCCGCTATAATCGGTCTGTGTAAAGGAGAAAAAGTAGAATGGAAGATGCCGGCAGGAATGAAAAAATTCGAAATCCTGGATGTAACCCAGGTTACAGTTTAA
- a CDS encoding alpha/beta fold hydrolase, translated as MSFTVLKDKNQNSGPGQFADVNGIRMYFEIHGDGNPLLLIHGGGSTLYTSFGKILPLLAKNYQVIGVELQAHGHTSDRDAPESFEQDADDVAGLLMQLNISGANIFGFSNGGNTAMQIAIRHPKLVSKLILASSFYKREGMYSWFWDAMEKASLNDMPKIYQDEFFKINPSQAALQNMHDKDANRMRTFQDWKDEDISSIQVPVLVISADQDVVRPEHAVAMFRLFPHGRLALFPASHGSYMGEIMSQGGNSKIPELFVEMVNEFIEAPMP; from the coding sequence ATGAGCTTTACAGTCTTGAAAGATAAAAACCAAAATTCCGGACCAGGGCAATTCGCCGATGTCAATGGAATAAGAATGTATTTTGAAATTCATGGTGACGGAAATCCACTTCTATTAATTCACGGTGGCGGTTCTACTTTATATACCAGTTTTGGGAAAATATTGCCGTTGCTGGCGAAGAACTATCAGGTCATTGGCGTTGAACTTCAGGCGCATGGCCATACCTCCGACAGGGATGCGCCTGAAAGTTTTGAACAGGATGCCGATGATGTGGCCGGATTGTTAATGCAACTAAACATTTCCGGCGCAAATATTTTCGGTTTCAGTAACGGCGGTAATACGGCGATGCAAATTGCCATCAGACATCCAAAATTGGTAAGCAAGTTAATTCTGGCTTCTTCTTTTTACAAGAGAGAAGGAATGTATTCTTGGTTTTGGGATGCCATGGAGAAGGCAAGTCTGAATGATATGCCAAAAATTTACCAGGACGAATTTTTTAAAATCAATCCAAGCCAGGCTGCATTGCAGAATATGCACGACAAAGATGCGAACAGAATGCGTACGTTTCAGGATTGGAAAGATGAGGATATCAGTTCAATCCAGGTACCTGTTCTCGTTATAAGTGCCGACCAGGATGTGGTTCGTCCTGAACATGCGGTTGCAATGTTTCGTCTTTTTCCTCATGGAAGGCTGGCCCTGTTCCCCGCCAGCCACGGGAGTTATATGGGCGAGATCATGTCACAGGGTGGCAATAGCAAAATACCAGAATTGTTTGTTGAAATGGTGAATGAATTTATTGAAGCGCCAATGCCCTGA
- a CDS encoding outer membrane beta-barrel protein, which translates to MKVKRILMRQVFIILLFLTGFLFFSPEVLAQGKFAFSASVSPFKTHSKSYVTNEIPNASGTGTTIVENNSENTFKGYSIGLNARYSFSPQWSASTGLWLSESNLNLIASSVRSHNLSIPVMVNYQAFDRKFSPYFSAGTLFNFRTTSHFDIPGFGNFIIKSDKYSRVSPTVGAGVIYNFAPHLSIIAQPTFHYEIPVSNTSDNYSRTYQLSFNVQLMYKL; encoded by the coding sequence ATGAAAGTAAAACGAATACTAATGCGTCAGGTTTTTATAATCTTGCTTTTTCTTACTGGATTCTTATTTTTCTCACCGGAGGTTTTGGCGCAAGGTAAATTTGCATTTTCTGCCAGTGTATCTCCCTTTAAAACCCATAGCAAAAGTTATGTGACAAACGAGATACCAAATGCCAGTGGAACCGGGACCACAATTGTAGAAAATAATTCTGAGAATACGTTCAAGGGTTACTCGATCGGGTTAAATGCCAGATATTCTTTTTCTCCCCAATGGTCAGCATCAACAGGTTTATGGCTAAGTGAATCGAATTTAAATTTGATTGCCTCAAGTGTTCGTTCACATAATTTGTCAATTCCGGTAATGGTTAATTACCAGGCATTTGACAGGAAATTTTCACCTTATTTTTCCGCGGGTACTTTATTTAATTTCCGGACAACAAGTCATTTTGATATTCCTGGCTTTGGTAATTTTATTATTAAATCAGATAAATATTCCAGAGTATCACCCACAGTGGGAGCCGGTGTGATTTATAATTTTGCACCTCATCTCTCCATTATAGCCCAGCCAACTTTTCATTACGAAATTCCTGTTTCAAATACTTCGGATAATTATTCGCGTACATACCAGCTTAGTTTTAATGTGCAGCTGATGTATAAATTGTAA
- a CDS encoding outer membrane beta-barrel protein, translated as MKALFSVTIILAGFLLSSPVVMGQSKFAFSITAAPFYGQIKSKNSFVIPSGTGGEPITTEIKSKTTTKGYWVGLNGRYSFSSKWSASTGLWLSESWQNVPQITPAISVYTGRSRSHNLAIPAMVNFQTSERRLSPYFSAGAMWNFSTTSRLNISSLETNFTFKSNDSKVTPMVGAGVIYNFAQHISMIAQPIFQYIIPLSGIHSQTYQLNLNVQLMYRF; from the coding sequence ATGAAAGCACTTTTTAGCGTTACGATAATTCTGGCTGGATTTTTACTTTCATCACCAGTGGTTATGGGTCAAAGTAAGTTTGCTTTTTCAATCACTGCGGCTCCATTTTATGGACAAATCAAATCTAAAAATTCCTTTGTTATTCCAAGTGGTACCGGAGGGGAACCAATCACTACTGAAATAAAATCTAAAACAACAACCAAGGGCTACTGGGTTGGTTTGAATGGGAGGTATTCCTTTTCCTCAAAATGGTCTGCGTCAACTGGTTTATGGCTAAGTGAATCCTGGCAAAACGTGCCTCAAATAACTCCTGCGATATCGGTTTATACGGGGCGTAGCAGATCACATAATTTAGCTATACCCGCGATGGTTAATTTTCAGACTTCCGAACGAAGATTGTCACCATACTTTTCTGCGGGAGCTATGTGGAATTTTAGTACAACGAGCCGTTTAAATATATCCAGTTTGGAAACCAATTTTACATTTAAGAGTAACGATTCCAAAGTAACACCTATGGTTGGCGCAGGGGTAATCTACAATTTTGCACAACATATATCCATGATCGCTCAACCAATTTTCCAGTATATAATTCCTCTTTCCGGGATACATTCGCAGACATACCAGCTGAATTTAAATGTACAGTTGATGTACAGATTTTAA
- a CDS encoding pyridoxamine 5'-phosphate oxidase family protein, whose product MDSINQQQPEKNHEDLFGKEAGEKIKELAKSANTCFFCTRITSQQPLKVRPMSVQKVDDEGNFWFLSADDSNKNADISADENVHLLFQGSAHSDFLSVYGSATISKDKEIIKELWEPILKTWFTEGIDDPRITAIKVEAKEGYYWDNKHGNTVAFAKTVVGAILGKTLDDSIEGKLVNS is encoded by the coding sequence ATGGACAGCATCAACCAACAACAACCTGAAAAAAATCACGAAGATCTTTTTGGCAAGGAAGCCGGAGAGAAAATTAAAGAACTGGCAAAAAGTGCAAACACCTGCTTTTTCTGTACCCGGATAACTTCTCAGCAACCACTAAAAGTAAGGCCTATGTCGGTCCAGAAAGTGGATGATGAAGGTAATTTCTGGTTTTTAAGTGCAGACGACAGTAACAAAAATGCAGACATTTCCGCTGACGAAAACGTACACTTATTATTTCAGGGCTCAGCGCATTCAGATTTTTTAAGTGTATATGGCTCCGCTACGATTTCCAAAGACAAAGAAATAATCAAAGAACTGTGGGAACCGATTTTGAAAACATGGTTCACCGAAGGTATTGATGATCCAAGAATAACGGCTATCAAAGTGGAAGCCAAGGAAGGTTATTATTGGGACAACAAACATGGGAATACCGTTGCCTTCGCAAAAACCGTCGTAGGTGCAATCCTTGGTAAAACCCTTGACGATTCGATTGAAGGGAAATTGGTTAATTCATAA
- a CDS encoding PadR family transcriptional regulator, producing MNKNAQQLLKGSLNAVILKLLSQTERMYGYEICQKVKEMTRGELRITEGALYPALHKLEGEGILITQTEVVDGRARKYYSIASDQKGNAVDRLATIQNFLSQLQLILEPKDLISIHAK from the coding sequence ATGAATAAGAATGCTCAACAGCTTCTCAAAGGAAGTCTGAACGCTGTAATATTGAAACTTCTCTCACAAACAGAGCGGATGTACGGCTACGAAATATGCCAAAAGGTAAAAGAAATGACTCGTGGTGAACTGCGTATAACTGAGGGAGCACTCTATCCGGCGCTGCATAAACTGGAAGGTGAAGGAATATTGATTACGCAAACAGAAGTTGTGGACGGTCGAGCCAGAAAGTATTATTCTATTGCTAGTGATCAAAAGGGAAATGCGGTGGATAGACTTGCGACAATACAAAATTTTCTCAGTCAGCTTCAACTAATACTTGAACCGAAAGATTTGATTTCTATACACGCCAAATAA
- a CDS encoding PLDc N-terminal domain-containing protein: MGTYELALIFLAILVYLQIIVTIISLLRNNDLETFEKVVWLLLILLVPVIGTLIYLFFGMPRKVSNTK, encoded by the coding sequence ATGGGTACATACGAACTTGCACTCATCTTTTTAGCGATTTTAGTATATCTTCAAATCATCGTAACTATAATCAGTTTACTCAGAAATAATGATTTGGAAACCTTTGAAAAAGTGGTTTGGTTACTCTTAATTTTGTTAGTGCCTGTAATAGGAACATTAATTTATCTTTTCTTCGGTATGCCTCGGAAGGTGAGCAATACCAAATGA
- a CDS encoding alpha/beta hydrolase-fold protein, producing the protein MKSQSRNFYYSGIFFITLNILTTTFLCIIYLQHGLQIYFLASYPSWLVLVTIIDVISASILLKYYHVKKYRFSFFTGTIYLAASVSLYTILYIMLVFKKLNALYIPVCIFLLVTSLAFYITLIFSNSGKRPLLKFAGILGLILAAILLTSLLWNNYFPSLHLRPVFESINFWTSWCSCIVSGLLLGNLIRELRETKNPARNSVNYSLIVSAPIVFVSVFILGYKLYSESQLVGYPHQISEKARGIASLFEAKHFVNADGDSLRYRFMKPLDYNPQNKYPLVVLLHHGGVHGTDNIIQVEGSAAPFLSNYVNKRKYPAFLFVPQCPQNMSWGDPLFSQLVFEAINDFEEQFSVDIKRRYVMGISGGGYGSWYFIGTHPEMFAAAIPMSGGLDPGLSGNMVNVAVWAFHGDKDALAPVSSTRSIIAGIKKAGGHPRYTEFPNAGHNIDGQVQQIPGLLDWLFSQKRE; encoded by the coding sequence ATGAAATCTCAATCCCGAAATTTTTACTATTCCGGCATATTTTTTATTACCCTAAACATACTTACAACTACTTTTCTGTGCATTATTTATTTGCAGCACGGTTTACAGATTTATTTCCTGGCTTCATATCCTTCCTGGCTTGTTCTTGTGACAATAATTGATGTGATAAGCGCATCTATTTTGCTTAAATATTATCACGTTAAGAAATACCGGTTCTCATTTTTTACAGGTACAATTTACCTGGCAGCCTCCGTCAGCCTGTATACGATTCTTTATATTATGCTGGTATTCAAAAAATTAAATGCACTTTATATACCTGTTTGCATTTTTCTTTTAGTGACTTCACTTGCATTTTATATCACTTTAATATTTTCAAATTCCGGAAAGCGGCCATTGTTAAAGTTTGCCGGAATTCTCGGATTGATATTGGCTGCGATTTTACTTACATCTTTGCTGTGGAATAACTATTTTCCCTCTTTGCACCTACGTCCGGTTTTTGAAAGCATTAACTTCTGGACATCCTGGTGTTCCTGTATTGTTTCAGGTTTGCTTCTGGGAAACTTGATTAGAGAGCTCAGAGAGACAAAAAATCCGGCTCGAAATTCCGTAAATTACAGTCTGATAGTTTCTGCACCGATTGTATTTGTTTCAGTATTCATTTTGGGTTACAAATTATATTCTGAATCTCAGCTTGTAGGTTATCCTCATCAGATCAGTGAAAAAGCCCGGGGCATAGCATCACTTTTTGAAGCAAAACATTTTGTAAACGCGGATGGTGATTCGCTGCGTTACAGATTCATGAAACCGCTGGATTACAATCCACAAAACAAATATCCGCTTGTTGTGCTTTTGCATCACGGAGGCGTGCACGGCACAGATAATATCATTCAGGTTGAAGGCTCGGCCGCTCCGTTTCTTTCAAACTATGTCAACAAGAGAAAATATCCTGCATTTTTATTTGTCCCGCAATGTCCCCAAAATATGAGTTGGGGCGATCCCCTGTTTTCTCAATTGGTGTTTGAAGCCATTAACGATTTTGAAGAACAATTTTCGGTTGATATCAAAAGACGTTATGTGATGGGAATTTCAGGTGGCGGTTATGGCTCCTGGTATTTTATTGGCACCCATCCGGAAATGTTCGCCGCCGCCATACCGATGAGTGGTGGATTGGATCCTGGTCTTTCCGGCAATATGGTAAATGTTGCTGTCTGGGCATTTCATGGTGACAAAGATGCCTTAGCCCCTGTAAGCAGCACACGAAGTATTATTGCCGGAATAAAAAAAGCCGGAGGCCATCCCCGTTATACGGAATTTCCAAATGCCGGCCACAATATTGATGGTCAAGTGCAGCAAATTCCAGGTCTTTTAGATTGGCTTTTTTCTCAAAAAAGAGAATAG
- a CDS encoding RNA polymerase sigma-70 factor has translation MREQGDQQQKDFKELYDRFFRKVFVFAYKHTRDMDEAQDLAQEVFLKFWLNRESFSENIPADAQLLTIARQLVINRYKRELVRQKVYKSWYENKPEFSSSDDSDQPLLTTELTTRLESALDNLPPKRREIFEKSRFEGLSYEQIAQQLSISKSTVESQMVKALRSLRTSLLFFTIIFLS, from the coding sequence ATGAGGGAGCAGGGTGATCAGCAGCAAAAAGATTTTAAAGAACTTTACGACAGGTTCTTTAGAAAGGTATTTGTTTTTGCGTATAAGCATACCCGAGATATGGATGAGGCCCAGGATCTGGCGCAGGAAGTTTTTTTGAAATTTTGGCTGAACCGAGAATCTTTTTCTGAAAATATCCCCGCCGACGCCCAGCTTCTTACCATTGCCCGCCAACTTGTCATCAACCGCTACAAGCGGGAACTGGTCAGGCAGAAAGTTTATAAAAGCTGGTATGAAAACAAACCGGAATTTTCTTCCTCTGACGATTCTGATCAACCTTTATTGACTACCGAACTTACCACACGTCTTGAATCGGCGTTAGATAACTTGCCGCCAAAGAGAAGAGAAATCTTTGAAAAAAGCCGTTTTGAAGGACTTTCCTATGAGCAAATAGCACAGCAGCTGTCTATTTCAAAGAGTACAGTGGAAAGTCAGATGGTTAAAGCACTTCGATCCCTTCGTACCAGTCTTCTGTTTTTTACCATTATTTTTCTTAGTTAA
- a CDS encoding FecR family protein, with translation MINRELLQKLREGRCTPDELAVLQNYFDRNDMGEIKNLLTEDWQNADEINDPFLQNSADSAQAHIWEQLNGVLQTDVNANKPPQEHKKSQDFWYMAAASIALVLFAGAGWFLMKPSKINDISLNDSEQKQSVWIEKQNITLEKMSVRLIDGSVVTLSQHSKLSYPEKFEGHFRQVKLTGEAFFAVHRDTLHPFTIRTAALQIRVLGTSFNVAEKAGSITEVAVKSGKVMVASLSSKTKLFLGPNEQAVENLQEGKLTKTLVLTPEIVNPEIIKNRFEFNDAAVSEAFDILQQAYHVEIVYDRQILGNCPLTARLTDQPLFTKLDMICASIGASYHLEGARIFIDGSGCNND, from the coding sequence ATGATCAATCGAGAGCTCTTGCAAAAACTCAGGGAAGGCCGTTGTACCCCTGACGAACTAGCTGTTTTACAGAACTATTTCGATCGGAATGATATGGGTGAAATAAAAAATTTATTAACCGAAGACTGGCAGAATGCGGACGAAATTAATGATCCGTTTCTACAAAATTCTGCTGATTCTGCACAAGCGCATATCTGGGAGCAGCTTAATGGAGTTTTACAAACCGATGTTAACGCAAACAAACCTCCGCAAGAGCACAAAAAAAGCCAGGATTTTTGGTACATGGCGGCAGCTTCCATCGCACTTGTATTGTTTGCCGGAGCTGGTTGGTTTTTAATGAAACCTTCGAAAATTAACGATATCAGCCTGAATGACAGCGAACAGAAGCAGTCAGTTTGGATTGAAAAACAAAATATTACGCTTGAAAAAATGTCAGTCCGGCTTATTGATGGTAGCGTAGTCACGCTATCCCAGCATAGTAAACTCTCCTATCCCGAAAAATTTGAGGGGCATTTTCGTCAGGTAAAGCTTACCGGAGAGGCATTTTTTGCAGTACATCGTGACACACTTCATCCTTTTACGATCCGCACCGCGGCACTTCAAATCCGGGTTTTGGGTACAAGTTTTAATGTTGCAGAAAAGGCCGGATCCATAACAGAAGTTGCAGTTAAATCAGGCAAAGTTATGGTCGCGTCCTTATCTTCTAAAACAAAATTATTTCTAGGTCCAAACGAGCAGGCCGTTGAAAATCTGCAAGAAGGAAAGTTAACTAAGACCTTGGTTTTAACACCCGAAATTGTAAATCCGGAAATCATAAAAAACAGGTTTGAATTTAACGATGCAGCTGTTTCTGAGGCTTTTGACATTTTGCAGCAGGCTTATCACGTCGAAATTGTTTATGACAGGCAAATTCTTGGGAATTGTCCGCTTACTGCCCGGCTTACTGATCAGCCGTTGTTCACAAAACTTGATATGATTTGCGCAAGTATCGGGGCTAGTTATCATCTGGAAGGAGCCAGAATTTTCATTGATGGATCAGGATGTAATAATGATTAA